A window of the Halobacterium hubeiense genome harbors these coding sequences:
- a CDS encoding thermonuclease family protein, with the protein MTRRVLAVLAVVALAASAGCVGPLTGDQQPADSRSATVVDVVDGDTVDVRFADGTEDTVRLLGVDTPEVHTEVSPGEFEGVPDTEAGRSCLRSWGERASEYATDRLAGESVTIEFDAESDRRGGYDRLLAYVVVENQSFNRALLSEGYARLYDSEFTQRDDYAAVEQRARANATGLWACAS; encoded by the coding sequence GTGACTCGACGCGTCCTCGCCGTGCTCGCCGTCGTCGCGCTCGCCGCCAGCGCCGGCTGCGTCGGCCCGCTCACCGGCGACCAGCAGCCCGCGGACAGCCGGTCGGCGACGGTCGTCGACGTCGTGGACGGCGACACCGTGGACGTGCGGTTCGCGGACGGCACCGAAGACACGGTTCGCCTGCTCGGCGTGGACACGCCCGAAGTCCACACCGAGGTCTCGCCCGGCGAGTTCGAGGGCGTCCCGGACACCGAGGCCGGGCGCTCGTGCCTGCGGTCGTGGGGCGAGCGCGCCAGCGAGTACGCCACCGACCGGCTCGCCGGCGAGTCCGTGACCATCGAGTTCGACGCGGAGAGCGACCGCCGCGGCGGCTACGACAGACTGCTCGCGTACGTGGTCGTCGAGAATCAGTCGTTCAACCGCGCGCTCCTCTCGGAGGGGTACGCCCGGCTCTACGACAGCGAGTTCACGCAGCGCGACGACTACGCCGCCGTCGAGCAGCGGGCGCGCGCGAACGCCACCGGGCTCTGGGCGTGCGCGAGCTAG
- a CDS encoding PGF-CTERM-anchored ABC transporter substrate-binding protein — MRQAAPVFGVVLLLLAAVAPAAGAAAAPAGDAVANAGAQDFDCSFPVTETDASGHDVTVSEEPERVVTLNPSAAQTMWEIGASEKVVGVSQFADFLDGADEREVVTSGSPSAVNVEQVVSLDPDLVLAPNTIGNETVAQLRDANLTVYRFAAADSIESIYEKTELTGQLTGECEGAAETVSEMRDRVQTVEAAVEGEDEPSVFYDMGARFTPGPNTFIGQVIDRAGGHNIAADANTTRSYPQLSAEFIVKQDPEFLVVSALPEQLGNDSRSYIAEGSVLRNTTAFEEGNIVVVDSNHVSQPAPRVVEPMTQMAQAFHPDAYAAANATTTATTQEPTATETATETTTQTTGTTIPGFGIPAAVVAALGAALLATRRQ, encoded by the coding sequence ATGCGACAGGCTGCCCCCGTCTTTGGAGTTGTACTACTGCTGTTGGCCGCCGTCGCGCCGGCCGCCGGCGCCGCGGCCGCGCCCGCCGGCGACGCCGTCGCGAACGCCGGCGCGCAGGACTTCGACTGCTCGTTCCCGGTCACCGAAACGGACGCCAGCGGCCACGATGTCACCGTCTCCGAGGAGCCCGAGCGCGTCGTCACGCTCAACCCCAGCGCCGCCCAGACGATGTGGGAGATCGGAGCCAGCGAGAAGGTCGTCGGGGTCTCCCAGTTCGCCGACTTCCTCGACGGTGCCGACGAGCGGGAGGTCGTGACCTCCGGGTCGCCGTCGGCCGTGAACGTCGAGCAGGTCGTCAGCCTCGACCCCGACCTCGTGCTCGCACCCAACACCATCGGCAACGAGACGGTCGCCCAGCTCCGGGACGCCAACCTCACCGTCTACCGGTTCGCGGCCGCCGACTCCATCGAGAGCATCTACGAGAAGACCGAGCTCACCGGCCAGCTCACCGGCGAGTGCGAGGGCGCCGCAGAGACAGTCTCCGAGATGCGCGACCGCGTCCAGACCGTCGAAGCGGCCGTCGAGGGCGAGGACGAGCCCAGCGTCTTCTACGACATGGGCGCCCGGTTCACGCCCGGCCCGAACACGTTCATCGGGCAGGTCATCGACCGCGCGGGCGGCCACAACATCGCGGCCGACGCCAACACCACTCGGTCGTACCCACAGCTCTCCGCGGAGTTCATCGTCAAGCAGGACCCCGAGTTCCTCGTCGTGAGCGCGCTCCCCGAACAGCTCGGCAACGACAGCCGGTCGTACATCGCCGAGGGGTCGGTGCTGCGGAACACGACCGCCTTCGAGGAGGGCAACATCGTCGTCGTGGACAGCAACCACGTCAGCCAGCCCGCGCCCCGCGTCGTCGAGCCGATGACGCAGATGGCGCAGGCGTTCCACCCCGACGCGTACGCGGCAGCGAACGCGACGACGACCGCGACCACGCAGGAACCGACCGCGACTGAGACCGCCACCGAGACGACGACCCAGACGACGGGCACAACCATCCCCGGCTTCGGCATCCCCGCCGCCGTCGTCGCCGCGCTCGGCGCCGCGCTGCTCGCCACCCGCCGCCAGTAA
- a CDS encoding short-chain fatty acid transporter yields MSSRDTGQSGGNAFERLGHRLAGVVERWMPSPFLFAILLSYVVFAAGIAVEGAGPAEMVGFWFDGFWAFLSFAMQMTLILMTGFVIAYHPRVNALLQKLTELPRSPGQAAALVGVFSMGIAWVHWGFSLILGAIFAREMGKTAHEKGIDVHYPLLAVAGYMGLGLTWHWGLSGSAPLALATPGNDFIEAGVIDGVVPTTQTIFSSYALALTALSILFAAGMLYLLSPSPKRASPITDYVDESELADSTTDGGESPEPTPDGGTASPAERIDNSRVLGGVIALTGVAYVAYLFATDGLDALTLNVVNFGFLFAGLAIYQRPSLYRERFGEAAESAAGIILLFPFFAGIQGMMNASGLSETFAQTLLDVSTQATFPVVAWLVGSAVNLFVPSGGGEWIVLGPSIIAAAQDLGVPVGKATIAYAVGDAHTNLLNPFWALPLLAITGVKAREMFGYAVAMLLLLIPFLAAALYAVPY; encoded by the coding sequence ATGTCATCACGAGACACGGGGCAGTCGGGCGGCAACGCCTTCGAGCGGCTGGGCCACCGGCTCGCCGGCGTCGTCGAGCGCTGGATGCCGAGCCCGTTCCTGTTCGCCATCCTGTTGAGCTACGTCGTCTTCGCCGCGGGCATCGCCGTCGAAGGCGCCGGCCCCGCCGAGATGGTGGGGTTCTGGTTCGACGGCTTCTGGGCGTTCCTGAGCTTCGCGATGCAGATGACGCTCATCCTCATGACGGGGTTCGTCATCGCGTACCACCCGCGCGTGAACGCGCTCCTCCAGAAGCTCACCGAACTGCCGCGCTCGCCCGGGCAGGCGGCCGCGCTCGTCGGCGTGTTCTCGATGGGCATCGCGTGGGTCCACTGGGGGTTCAGCCTCATCCTCGGCGCCATCTTCGCCCGCGAGATGGGCAAGACCGCCCACGAGAAGGGCATCGACGTCCACTACCCGCTGCTGGCGGTCGCCGGCTACATGGGGCTCGGGCTGACGTGGCACTGGGGGCTGTCCGGGTCGGCGCCGCTCGCGCTCGCGACGCCCGGCAACGACTTCATCGAGGCCGGCGTCATCGACGGCGTCGTCCCGACCACGCAGACCATCTTCAGCTCGTACGCGCTCGCGCTGACCGCCCTCTCCATCCTGTTCGCGGCGGGGATGCTCTACCTCCTCTCGCCGTCGCCGAAGCGCGCGAGTCCCATCACGGACTACGTGGACGAGAGCGAGCTCGCGGACTCCACGACGGACGGCGGCGAGTCGCCGGAACCGACTCCGGACGGCGGGACGGCCAGCCCCGCCGAGCGCATCGACAACAGCCGCGTGCTCGGCGGCGTCATCGCGCTGACGGGCGTCGCGTACGTCGCGTACCTGTTCGCGACCGACGGCCTCGACGCGCTCACGCTGAACGTCGTGAACTTCGGGTTCCTGTTCGCCGGGCTCGCCATCTACCAGCGGCCGTCGCTGTACCGCGAGCGGTTCGGCGAGGCCGCCGAGTCGGCGGCCGGTATCATCCTACTGTTCCCGTTCTTCGCGGGGATTCAGGGGATGATGAACGCCTCTGGGCTCTCGGAGACGTTCGCGCAGACGCTGCTGGACGTCTCCACGCAGGCGACGTTCCCGGTCGTCGCGTGGCTCGTCGGCTCCGCCGTCAACCTCTTCGTGCCCTCGGGCGGCGGCGAGTGGATCGTCCTCGGGCCGTCGATTATCGCCGCGGCCCAAGACCTCGGCGTGCCCGTCGGGAAGGCGACTATCGCGTACGCGGTCGGCGACGCGCACACGAACCTCCTGAACCCGTTCTGGGCGCTCCCGCTGCTCGCCATCACCGGCGTCAAGGCCCGCGAGATGTTCGGGTACGCGGTCGCGATGCTGCTGCTGTTGATTCCGTTCCTCGCCGCCGCGCTGTACGCCGTCCCCTACTAG
- a CDS encoding HTTM domain-containing protein yields MTGRLRDAVARRLGVDTRALAAFRVALAAIVLADLALRTRFLRAFYTDAGIYPRSLLFEQYGALARLSVHALSGGPWLQAALFLATAVAALAMLAGYRTTLATLVTGLLVGSLHLRNPLVLNSGDTLLRMLLFWAVFAPLGERWSVDALRAESPPRGRVLGVATTGLLAQVVVVYSVNAVLKLRGDVWLSGEAVRQVLELDMFTVLLGDALAEFPALVVAFDHLWLAALAGSVLLVVLTGWPRAGFAALFAAMHAGMFVSMQLAVFPLVSIAALLPFLPRAVWDRAPGWRAVPGVRDLPLNEYARSIERALPALALPSLPPRVVHLKDRAVPALLAVGLAVLLVWNVATVAPADVPEVGPVDDQPEPRWSMFAPTPLATDLWVVAPATLDDGSSVDAFHGGPVTWDEPPDVAGSYPSSRWRKYTANVRRLDDLAVSNAFADYLCTRWNDSHDTDLTSVEVFVVEQPVNLDGPDPTERVELAAKNCSA; encoded by the coding sequence GTGACGGGACGACTCCGCGACGCCGTCGCGCGCCGGCTCGGCGTGGACACGCGCGCGCTGGCCGCCTTTCGCGTGGCGCTGGCGGCCATCGTGCTCGCGGACCTCGCGCTGCGCACGCGGTTCCTCCGCGCGTTCTACACGGATGCCGGCATCTACCCGCGGTCGCTGCTCTTCGAGCAGTACGGCGCGCTCGCGCGCCTCTCCGTACACGCGCTCTCCGGCGGTCCGTGGCTGCAGGCCGCGCTCTTCCTCGCGACCGCCGTCGCCGCGCTGGCGATGCTCGCGGGCTACCGGACGACGCTGGCGACGCTCGTGACCGGGCTGCTCGTCGGGTCGCTGCACCTCCGGAACCCGCTCGTGTTGAACAGCGGCGACACGCTCCTCCGGATGCTGTTGTTCTGGGCGGTCTTCGCGCCGCTCGGCGAGCGCTGGTCCGTAGACGCGCTCCGGGCCGAGAGCCCTCCCCGAGGGCGCGTCCTCGGCGTCGCGACCACCGGACTGCTCGCGCAGGTGGTCGTCGTCTACAGCGTGAACGCCGTGCTGAAGCTCCGCGGCGACGTCTGGCTGTCCGGCGAGGCGGTCCGGCAGGTCCTCGAACTGGACATGTTCACGGTCCTGCTGGGCGACGCGCTCGCCGAGTTCCCCGCGCTCGTCGTCGCGTTCGACCACCTCTGGCTCGCCGCGCTGGCCGGGTCCGTGCTCCTCGTCGTCCTCACGGGCTGGCCGCGCGCGGGCTTTGCCGCGCTGTTCGCCGCGATGCACGCCGGGATGTTCGTTTCGATGCAGCTGGCGGTGTTCCCGCTGGTCTCCATCGCGGCGCTCCTGCCGTTCCTCCCGCGGGCGGTCTGGGACCGTGCGCCCGGCTGGCGGGCGGTCCCCGGAGTACGTGACCTCCCGCTGAACGAGTACGCGCGTAGCATCGAGCGCGCGCTCCCCGCGCTCGCATTGCCGTCGCTGCCGCCGCGCGTCGTCCACCTGAAGGACCGCGCCGTCCCGGCACTGCTCGCGGTCGGCCTCGCCGTCCTGCTCGTCTGGAACGTCGCGACGGTCGCGCCCGCCGACGTGCCCGAGGTCGGGCCGGTCGACGACCAGCCCGAGCCCCGGTGGTCGATGTTCGCGCCGACGCCGCTGGCCACCGACCTCTGGGTGGTCGCGCCAGCGACCCTCGACGACGGGAGCAGCGTGGACGCCTTCCACGGCGGTCCCGTGACGTGGGACGAGCCGCCCGACGTCGCGGGGAGCTACCCGAGTTCGCGCTGGCGGAAGTACACCGCGAACGTCCGCCGGCTGGACGACCTGGCGGTCAGCAACGCGTTCGCGGACTACCTCTGCACGCGGTGGAACGACAGCCACGACACCGACCTCACGTCCGTCGAGGTGTTCGTGGTCGAACAGCCGGTGAATCTAGACGGCCCTGACCCGACGGAGCGCGTCGAACTCGCGGCGAAAAACTGCTCGGCCTAG
- the btuC gene encoding vitamin B12 ABC transporter permease BtuC → MRVYTRASAWTAGTFLALVAVMLTSAAIGPVRIPLHRVALAALDALAVPTAATFSVTSVVVPAVGDVPWLAVDLAYTSPLEFAVPAQQQLIVGEIRLPRIVLGAVVGAALAVAGTVMQGFFRNPMADPSIIGVSSGAAVGAVTAIAFPLLLPFGMQVSAFAGALVAAFGVYLLATEGGRTPVATLLLAGVAVQTFLGAITSYVIVHSGDSIREAMYWLMGHLHLANWADVELTLPIVVLGSVVLLAYARDLNVLLAGEEDAHTLGVEVERTKRVLLAVSSVVTAAAVSVAGVIGFVGLIVPHVMRLLVGPDHRVLLPTSAFAGGAFLVAADTFARAGPAELPVGIVTAFVGAPFFLYLLRNREVHAL, encoded by the coding sequence ATGCGCGTCTACACTCGGGCGAGCGCGTGGACCGCCGGCACGTTCCTCGCGCTCGTCGCCGTCATGCTCACCAGCGCCGCCATCGGCCCGGTCAGGATTCCGCTCCACCGGGTCGCGCTCGCGGCGCTGGACGCCCTCGCCGTCCCCACTGCAGCCACCTTCTCCGTCACCTCCGTCGTCGTCCCCGCGGTCGGCGACGTGCCGTGGCTCGCCGTCGACCTCGCGTACACCTCGCCGCTGGAGTTCGCCGTCCCCGCCCAGCAGCAGCTCATCGTCGGCGAAATCCGGCTCCCTCGCATCGTCCTCGGCGCCGTCGTCGGCGCCGCGCTCGCCGTCGCCGGCACCGTGATGCAGGGGTTCTTCCGGAATCCGATGGCCGACCCCTCCATCATCGGCGTCTCCTCGGGGGCCGCCGTCGGCGCCGTCACCGCCATCGCGTTCCCCCTCCTGCTCCCGTTCGGGATGCAGGTGTCGGCGTTCGCGGGCGCGCTCGTCGCCGCGTTCGGCGTCTACCTGCTCGCCACCGAGGGCGGCCGCACCCCCGTCGCGACCCTGCTGCTCGCCGGGGTCGCCGTGCAGACGTTCCTCGGCGCCATCACGTCGTACGTCATCGTCCACTCCGGGGACAGCATCCGCGAGGCGATGTACTGGCTGATGGGGCACCTCCACCTCGCCAACTGGGCGGACGTCGAGCTCACGCTCCCCATCGTCGTCCTCGGGAGCGTCGTGTTGCTGGCGTACGCCCGCGACCTGAACGTCCTGCTCGCCGGCGAGGAGGACGCGCACACGCTCGGCGTCGAAGTCGAGCGCACGAAGCGCGTGCTGCTGGCGGTGTCCAGCGTCGTCACCGCCGCCGCCGTCTCCGTCGCGGGCGTCATCGGGTTCGTCGGGCTCATCGTCCCGCACGTGATGCGGTTGCTCGTCGGACCCGACCACCGCGTCCTCCTCCCCACGTCGGCGTTCGCCGGGGGTGCGTTCCTCGTCGCCGCGGACACGTTCGCGCGCGCCGGCCCCGCCGAACTCCCCGTCGGCATCGTCACGGCGTTCGTCGGCGCGCCGTTCTTCCTCTACCTGCTCCGGAACCGGGAGGTGCACGCGCTGTGA